Below is a genomic region from Bacteroidales bacterium.
TTTTAAAAAACGACTGACTCCGCTTATTGTTCCTCCGGTGCTTCCTGATGCCACATAATGTGTAATTTTTCCTCCGGTTTGCTCCCATATTTCCGGTCCTGTCGTTAAATAATGTGCTTCAGGGTTTAATAAATTATCATACTGATTAATTCTGAAGCTGCCTTTTATTTCTTCAGAAATTCGCTTTGCGGTATTTACATAATGTTCCGGCGAATCAGGAGCCGCCGATGTAGGAGTTACAACAATTTCTGCCCCTAAAGCTTTTAATGTGTTTTGTTTTTCTGTACTGACTTTATCCGGCATAGTTAATATGGCTCTGTAACCCTTTATTGCAGCAATTGTTGCAACAGCAGCTCCGGTATTTCCTGATGTGTTCTCAACAATTGTTCCTCCTTTTTTTAACAGCCCGCGATTTTCGGCATCTTCAATAATATGTTTAACTATTCTGTCTTTAATACTTCCGCTAGGGTTGAAGAACTCCAGTTTAGCATAAATCTCAATATGCTTATAAGGGTTTATGTTAATTAATTTTACTAATGGTGTATTTCCTACCGTGTTTTCTATATTCATTTGTATATAATTTAAAAAGTACAAAGGTAACAATTATCTGGTATTTATTTTAAG
It encodes:
- a CDS encoding cysteine synthase family protein translates to MNIENTVGNTPLVKLININPYKHIEIYAKLEFFNPSGSIKDRIVKHIIEDAENRGLLKKGGTIVENTSGNTGAAVATIAAIKGYRAILTMPDKVSTEKQNTLKALGAEIVVTPTSAAPDSPEHYVNTAKRISEEIKGSFRINQYDNLLNPEAHYLTTGPEIWEQTGGKITHYVASGSTGGTISGVSRFLKEKKPEVFSLMPDPVGSIYYDYFKTKKINNDAIGTYFVEGVGEDHIAKAMDFSLVDEMIQFTDQDAFETARLLARKEGILGGGTGGANVWAALKLAASLTVPSVIVTIIPDNGVKYLSKFYNDEWMIKNGFKL